From the genome of Prevotella herbatica, one region includes:
- a CDS encoding fimbrillin family protein — protein sequence MGKKFLLRINVSLLLLIIISSFSSCANEMNMFGWNNNEQINFSVSTPSWKGNDSIASHSVKTETRATPITDASLGTDKTFGIIADIVNGSNYTTEINKEVVSYNTTNKIWETIADHYWPGANKTVNFYAYYPASITNGTITHTAGTTPTLTYTVPADATTQVDIITATANNISGSTNSSTPLTFSHIFAAVQFSIGSTGMPTGTITGITLNNILYKGAYNFNGTWTPDATSKTSFSQTVSVPTNAGASITSGILTFMMIPQTLGSDASITVTYSNGGTLTKSISGTWSAGKIYAFNISKTISATFNYTGNVQMYTIPLDGTYKIECWGAQGGCCDNGDGGKGGYTKGEILLKAGTTIYFYVGQNPSKNSLLGGWNGGGNGSSHADGNGLQTGCAGGGATDLRLVYSQDSQDFNSLKSRIMVAGGGSGTGYCAVYTLYCGIAGAGGGLNGMDGNDISQNGNLDYTASGGTQTSGGNTKNAFEYVDGDPNKSLIINSGLNKGGFGYGGTNNGYKSVLGGCAGGSGYYGGGAANRAHGGGGGGSSFISGYPGCNAIDQSSTSDRITHTGSPVHYSKYVFTNSQMIAGTASMPSPTGGTETGHTGNGYARITFVSAN from the coding sequence ATGGGAAAGAAGTTTTTGTTAAGGATAAATGTATCGCTTTTGTTATTAATCATTATTTCTTCGTTTTCTTCATGTGCTAACGAAATGAATATGTTTGGGTGGAATAATAATGAACAAATTAACTTCTCGGTATCTACCCCTTCTTGGAAGGGTAATGATTCTATAGCTAGCCATTCTGTTAAAACAGAAACACGTGCAACTCCAATAACAGATGCTTCTCTTGGAACAGACAAAACATTTGGAATAATTGCAGATATTGTAAACGGAAGTAATTATACAACAGAAATAAACAAAGAAGTAGTTTCGTACAATACAACTAATAAGATTTGGGAAACAATAGCTGATCATTATTGGCCTGGTGCAAACAAAACGGTTAATTTCTATGCGTACTATCCCGCAAGTATCACAAATGGAACTATAACTCACACAGCGGGTACAACTCCGACATTAACATACACCGTTCCTGCAGACGCAACCACTCAAGTAGATATAATAACGGCTACAGCTAATAATATTAGTGGTAGCACAAATTCTTCTACACCATTAACATTTAGTCATATATTTGCTGCTGTACAGTTTAGTATAGGCAGCACAGGTATGCCTACAGGAACAATAACCGGTATTACTCTGAACAATATATTATATAAGGGTGCCTATAACTTTAATGGAACATGGACTCCCGATGCGACGTCAAAAACATCTTTCTCACAGACTGTATCAGTACCAACCAATGCTGGTGCTTCTATTACTTCAGGGATATTGACTTTTATGATGATTCCACAGACTTTGGGAAGTGATGCAAGTATAACAGTTACTTATAGTAATGGTGGCACACTTACGAAATCTATATCAGGAACATGGAGTGCAGGAAAAATATATGCATTCAACATTTCAAAAACGATTTCCGCAACTTTTAACTATACAGGCAATGTTCAAATGTATACAATACCTTTGGATGGAACATATAAAATAGAGTGTTGGGGGGCTCAAGGGGGATGTTGCGATAATGGAGATGGTGGCAAGGGCGGATATACTAAAGGTGAAATTTTGCTGAAAGCAGGAACCACCATCTACTTTTATGTTGGACAAAATCCATCCAAAAACAGTTTGCTAGGAGGGTGGAACGGTGGTGGCAATGGGAGCAGTCATGCCGATGGTAATGGTTTACAAACGGGCTGTGCCGGTGGAGGCGCTACAGATCTTAGACTTGTTTACTCACAAGATTCTCAGGATTTTAATAGTTTAAAATCTAGAATAATGGTTGCTGGAGGTGGAAGTGGTACAGGATATTGTGCAGTGTATACTCTTTACTGTGGAATTGCTGGTGCTGGTGGTGGTCTTAATGGTATGGATGGTAATGATATTAGTCAAAATGGGAATTTGGATTATACCGCTTCAGGTGGAACACAAACATCAGGTGGAAATACTAAAAATGCGTTTGAGTATGTTGATGGAGACCCTAATAAAAGCTTAATAATAAATTCTGGATTGAATAAGGGTGGATTTGGATATGGAGGAACAAACAATGGATATAAATCCGTATTAGGTGGATGCGCAGGCGGTTCTGGATATTACGGAGGAGGAGCCGCAAATAGAGCACATGGTGGTGGTGGTGGTGGATCCTCTTTCATATCAGGCTATCCTGGTTGCAATGCCATAGATCAATCATCAACATCAGATAGAATTACACATACAGGATCTCCTGTTCATTATTCAAAGTATGTTTTTACCAATTCACAAATGATTGCAGGTACCGCTTCTATGCCTTCACCTACAGGTGGCACCGAAACAGGTCATACAGGCAATGGATATGCTCGTATAACCTTCGTTTCTGCTAATTAA
- a CDS encoding fimbrillin family protein, giving the protein MVRKFLIRINVSFLLLIIISLFCSCTGEMNILEGNNNKLINFSVSVPEWENNDNNSNQDSRATPISGISLGTSSTFNMIADVNNGSNSYSTIINNETVSFINSMWQTTTPHYWSGVTNKTVNFYAYYPSNISTIFHTVGSVPTLSYTVPTESSNQIDIITATGNNVSGNTNSSTPLTFNHIFAAVKFAVGNNGLPSGTIKSITISGIKNTGTYTFGSGWTPSSTTSSFTVSPSTAITGSAGVNITSDAYTLMMIPQVFSNATVSLIYNNGTTFSTTISGTWNAGNSYTYNLSKTVVSNFAYTGASQTFTVQYAGTYRIQCWGAQGRCQGAYTSGDIYLNKGTNLYVYVGSAGVQSSTSLSSPTVFNGGGGYTSGCLDYNNSTGGGATDIRLVNGSWDDFSSLKSRIIVAAGGGGNIAPMTKPGYGGALTSADADGAYPQSTFPSDYGTVSGVTQTSGYSFGIGQTGNSGANLSRSGGGGGYYGGYAYHCAASGGSSFISGYPGCNAISASSTSTNIIPTGSPNHSSGYIFINSSMIAGDSSMPSPSGSAEIGHLGAGYARITFISAN; this is encoded by the coding sequence ATGGTAAGAAAGTTTTTGATAAGGATAAATGTATCATTTTTGTTATTAATTATTATTTCTCTGTTTTGTTCATGTACTGGTGAAATGAATATACTTGAAGGAAATAATAATAAACTAATTAACTTTTCTGTATCTGTACCCGAATGGGAAAATAACGATAATAATTCAAATCAGGATTCTAGAGCTACTCCAATCTCAGGAATATCATTAGGAACGTCAAGCACTTTTAACATGATTGCTGATGTCAATAATGGAAGTAATAGTTACAGCACAATAATCAATAACGAAACCGTTTCTTTCATAAATAGCATGTGGCAGACCACAACTCCTCATTATTGGTCTGGAGTTACAAATAAAACTGTTAACTTCTATGCATACTATCCAAGTAACATTAGTACTATTTTTCATACAGTAGGCTCTGTACCAACATTATCATATACAGTTCCTACTGAATCTAGCAACCAGATTGATATAATTACTGCTACAGGTAATAATGTAAGTGGCAATACTAATTCTTCTACCCCATTGACATTCAATCATATTTTTGCAGCAGTTAAGTTTGCTGTTGGCAATAACGGGCTACCTAGTGGGACTATAAAATCCATAACAATAAGTGGAATAAAAAATACTGGTACATACACTTTTGGAAGTGGGTGGACTCCTAGTTCAACAACATCATCATTTACAGTATCACCATCTACAGCAATAACAGGATCGGCTGGAGTAAATATTACATCTGATGCTTATACCTTGATGATGATTCCTCAAGTTTTCAGCAATGCAACAGTTTCATTAATTTACAATAACGGTACTACTTTTTCTACTACAATATCAGGTACGTGGAATGCTGGCAATTCATATACTTATAATTTATCCAAAACAGTAGTATCCAATTTCGCATATACAGGAGCATCACAAACTTTTACGGTACAATATGCAGGAACTTATAGAATACAATGTTGGGGTGCTCAAGGAAGATGCCAAGGTGCATATACTTCAGGAGATATTTATCTAAATAAAGGAACAAATCTATATGTTTACGTTGGAAGTGCAGGGGTACAATCTTCAACTTCATTATCATCTCCAACTGTATTTAATGGAGGTGGAGGATACACAAGTGGCTGTCTCGATTATAACAATTCTACAGGTGGAGGAGCTACTGATATAAGGCTGGTAAATGGAAGTTGGGATGATTTTTCTTCATTAAAAAGTAGAATAATAGTAGCGGCCGGTGGTGGTGGAAATATAGCTCCTATGACAAAGCCTGGATATGGAGGAGCCTTAACTTCTGCTGATGCTGATGGAGCTTATCCACAAAGTACATTTCCTAGCGATTATGGAACTGTTAGCGGTGTAACACAAACTAGTGGATATAGTTTTGGCATAGGACAAACAGGAAATTCCGGAGCAAATTTAAGTAGATCTGGAGGAGGGGGAGGATATTATGGCGGGTACGCTTATCATTGTGCAGCCTCAGGAGGTTCATCATTTATATCAGGTTATCCAGGTTGTAATGCGATATCAGCTTCATCAACATCAACAAATATTATACCAACAGGCTCTCCTAATCACTCTTCAGGGTATATTTTCATAAATTCGTCAATGATAGCAGGAGATTCTTCTATGCCTTCACCATCTGGTAGTGCGGAAATTGGTCATTTGGGTGCTGGCTACGCTAGAATAACGTTTATTTCTGCTAATTAA
- a CDS encoding fimbrillin family protein produces MGKKYLLRINVSLLLLIIISTFSSCTGETNMLDGNNNKQINFSVSVPGWKNTDSLSSSKTSRATPIQDASFGADQSFNLIADQNDGIGNYSTLINSQAVTCTNNLWKTSSDYYWSGTANKTINFYAYYPTSIFNLIPHSSAGSTPAFSYTIPDNVANQIDIITATSTNIPGNTVVPTSLTFKHIFAAIQFSVGSDGIGSGTISSISIGNVANSGTYTFGSGWSNVTGSKTFTISQSKTITGTSGEDIYSGTYTLMMIPQTINNVTITITYSNGGTLTKVISGGSWEAGNIYNYKLAFIREYNYTGAVQSFTAPISGTYKIECWGAQGGGITNKNISGVSSIYSYLGANGAYTKGNISLNANEVLYIYIGQCPGYGDLNIDPSVYYGGYNGGGNGWNSVNEGLGGQVGGPGGGATDIRLINGTWNNFTSLKNRIMVAAGGAGTGASSFAGEGGTLTGLDGVDIAGANAVNNMYRGTGGSQTSAGNCADDKESINGVTVTNTLFYMGGFGYGGNSYTGFFEGGSGGGGGYYGGGASCRGHTNGGGGSSFISGYTGCNAISDLSTESNIVHTGSSNHYSGYIFTNSQMIAGNAVMPSPFGGTETGHTGNGYARITFVSAN; encoded by the coding sequence ATGGGAAAGAAGTATTTGCTTAGGATAAATGTATCGCTTTTGTTATTAATTATTATTTCTACTTTTTCTTCATGTACTGGCGAAACGAACATGCTTGATGGGAATAATAATAAACAAATTAACTTTTCTGTATCTGTACCAGGATGGAAAAATACAGATTCATTATCTAGCTCTAAAACTTCACGTGCAACACCAATTCAGGATGCTTCATTTGGTGCAGATCAAAGTTTTAACTTGATAGCAGACCAAAATGACGGAATTGGTAATTACAGTACATTGATAAATAGTCAAGCTGTTACTTGTACCAATAATTTATGGAAAACATCAAGTGATTATTATTGGTCAGGAACTGCAAATAAAACTATTAACTTCTATGCATACTACCCTACAAGTATCTTTAACCTCATACCACATAGCTCAGCAGGCTCTACTCCTGCTTTTTCATATACTATACCTGATAATGTAGCAAACCAAATTGATATAATTACAGCAACGAGCACCAACATTCCTGGAAATACAGTAGTACCTACATCTTTAACATTCAAACACATATTTGCTGCGATTCAATTTTCAGTAGGAAGTGACGGAATTGGTAGTGGAACAATCTCATCAATATCAATAGGTAATGTTGCTAATTCAGGAACATATACATTTGGTAGCGGATGGTCAAATGTAACAGGTTCTAAAACATTCACCATATCACAGTCAAAGACAATTACGGGAACTTCAGGAGAAGATATTTATTCTGGCACATATACTTTGATGATGATTCCACAAACTATAAATAATGTTACTATAACAATTACTTATAGCAATGGTGGAACATTAACAAAAGTTATATCAGGAGGATCATGGGAAGCTGGAAATATATATAATTACAAACTAGCTTTTATAAGAGAATATAACTATACAGGTGCTGTCCAATCTTTCACTGCACCAATTTCAGGAACATATAAAATAGAATGTTGGGGTGCACAAGGAGGTGGTATTACAAATAAAAATATATCAGGTGTTAGTTCCATATATTCATATCTAGGTGCCAATGGAGCATATACAAAAGGAAATATATCACTTAATGCAAACGAAGTATTATATATTTATATTGGTCAATGCCCTGGTTATGGAGATCTAAACATAGATCCATCTGTTTATTATGGAGGTTATAATGGAGGCGGCAATGGCTGGAATTCTGTTAATGAAGGTCTTGGTGGGCAAGTAGGCGGTCCCGGTGGCGGTGCAACAGATATAAGATTAATAAATGGGACTTGGAATAACTTCACTAGTTTAAAAAATCGTATTATGGTTGCTGCAGGCGGTGCTGGGACTGGAGCTTCGTCCTTTGCAGGAGAAGGTGGAACTTTGACAGGATTAGATGGTGTTGATATTGCTGGTGCAAACGCTGTTAACAATATGTACAGGGGTACGGGTGGATCTCAAACTTCTGCCGGTAATTGTGCCGATGATAAAGAATCCATAAATGGTGTAACTGTAACAAACACACTTTTTTATATGGGAGGTTTTGGCTATGGAGGTAATTCATATACAGGTTTTTTTGAAGGTGGTTCTGGTGGCGGTGGTGGCTATTATGGTGGCGGTGCATCTTGTAGAGGGCATACCAATGGCGGTGGTGGCTCTTCATTTATATCTGGATATACAGGATGTAACGCTATATCAGATTTATCTACTGAAAGTAATATAGTTCATACAGGTTCTTCGAATCACTATAGTGGATACATATTTACAAATTCACAAATGATTGCAGGTAATGCTGTTATGCCATCACCTTTTGGCGGAACAGAAACCGGACACACAGGCAATGGTTACGCTAGAATAACCTTTGTTTCAGCTAATTAA
- a CDS encoding glycine-rich protein produces the protein MVRKFLRGINVSLLLLIIISSFSSCANEMNVFEDNKQINFSVSVPEWKSTDSSTTMKSSRAMPIAGTSLSTSNTFNLIADQNDGAGNYSTLINSQTVTCTNNLWKTSNNYYWSGIATKTINFYAYYPTTISTSITHTVGSAPILSYTVSDNVSNQIDIMTAAGTNVSGNTNSATPLTFNHIFAAVQFNIGSSGMPNGTITGIALNNILYKGTYNFNGTWTQDATVKKSFSQTVSSSTSAGTAITSGTTTFMMIPQTLASDASITVTYSNGGTLTKSIAGTWNAGKIYTYNISKTIPVANFDYTGNVQTYTVPLTGTYKLEVWGAQGSSGWSGGISANGGYSYGNIYLTTGAVLYIYTGGSVAYNTFNGGSETYNGGGKGAAPGGGASHIATTNRGVLSNYKNYQSEVLIVAGGAGGVEWSGTGGFGGGLNGGNGNSQQSSDFAASASAYGGSQTSGGASVAQSTSVYPSPNTLVDGSFGQGGDGYQSSLNDYGAGGGGGWYGGGGTSYSGAGGGGSGHLGSNLISGTTGMSNGVRSGNGYARITFVSAN, from the coding sequence ATGGTAAGAAAGTTTTTGCGAGGTATAAATGTATCACTTTTATTATTAATTATTATATCTTCGTTTTCTTCATGTGCTAACGAAATGAATGTTTTTGAAGATAATAAACAAATAAACTTTTCCGTATCTGTCCCAGAATGGAAGAGTACTGATTCTTCTACTACTATGAAAAGTTCACGCGCAATGCCAATAGCAGGAACATCATTAAGCACTTCTAATACATTTAACTTAATAGCAGACCAAAATGACGGAGCTGGTAATTACAGTACATTGATAAATAGTCAAACTGTTACTTGTACCAATAATTTATGGAAAACATCAAATAATTATTATTGGTCAGGGATAGCTACTAAGACTATAAACTTCTACGCATACTACCCTACCACTATTTCTACCAGTATTACTCATACAGTAGGCTCTGCGCCAATTTTATCCTATACAGTTTCTGATAATGTATCTAATCAAATAGATATAATGACAGCGGCAGGGACGAATGTTAGTGGGAATACTAATTCTGCTACGCCATTAACTTTTAATCATATTTTTGCGGCCGTACAATTTAATATAGGCAGTTCGGGTATGCCTAATGGTACAATAACAGGTATTGCGTTGAATAATATATTATATAAGGGAACTTATAACTTTAATGGAACTTGGACTCAAGATGCAACGGTAAAAAAGTCTTTCTCACAAACAGTATCATCTTCTACAAGTGCCGGTACAGCAATAACATCAGGCACTACGACCTTTATGATGATACCTCAAACACTAGCTAGTGACGCAAGTATAACCGTGACCTATAGTAATGGTGGAACACTTACAAAATCTATAGCAGGAACATGGAATGCTGGAAAAATATATACTTACAATATTTCAAAAACTATACCTGTAGCGAATTTTGATTATACTGGTAATGTTCAGACTTATACAGTCCCTCTTACAGGAACTTACAAATTAGAAGTTTGGGGCGCTCAAGGTTCTTCGGGATGGTCTGGCGGCATAAGTGCAAATGGAGGTTATAGTTATGGAAATATTTATCTAACGACTGGAGCAGTACTTTATATCTATACAGGAGGATCTGTAGCTTATAATACTTTTAATGGCGGTAGTGAAACCTATAATGGTGGAGGAAAAGGTGCTGCACCTGGAGGAGGTGCTTCTCATATAGCCACAACAAACAGAGGGGTATTAAGTAATTATAAAAATTATCAATCAGAAGTATTGATTGTCGCTGGAGGTGCAGGAGGAGTAGAATGGAGTGGTACCGGTGGCTTTGGCGGAGGTTTGAATGGAGGAAATGGAAATTCACAACAAAGTAGTGATTTTGCAGCTTCAGCATCGGCATATGGTGGCAGTCAAACTTCAGGTGGTGCTTCCGTAGCTCAATCTACATCTGTCTATCCAAGTCCTAATACATTAGTAGATGGTAGCTTCGGGCAGGGGGGGGATGGATATCAAAGTTCTCTCAATGATTATGGTGCAGGCGGAGGAGGCGGTTGGTACGGTGGCGGAGGTACCTCATATTCTGGAGCTGGTGGCGGTGGTTCCGGACATTTAGGTTCAAATTTAATAAGTGGAACAACAGGTATGAGCAATGGCGTTCGTTCAGGTAATGGCTACGCTAGAATAACTTTCGTTTCAGCCAATTAA
- a CDS encoding fimbrillin family protein, with amino-acid sequence MVKKYLRGINVSFLLLIIISTFSSCANEMNIFEGNNNKQINFLVSVPEWKNTDSLETTKTSRSTPITDTSFGTDKTFGMIADVSDESSYTTEIDKETIKYNTVNKMWETTADHYWSGTANKTMNFYAYSPTSIFTNISHTAGFAPTLSYTVPDNVSDQLDIMTATNNNVIGNTNSSTPLTFNHIFAAVNFAVGTNGLPSGIIKSITISGIKNSGTYTFGSGWTLGSTTSLFTVSPSTTITGTSGENITSDAFTLMMIPQVFTNATVSLVYNNGTTFSAKISGTWNTGEVYTYKLSKTIVFNYDYTGASQTFTAPCTGTYKIECWGASGGNDDADVVIGYGGKGGYTKGYIKVNYGQIFYVCVGRAGILVGSDFFNGGGISNGSASGGGATDIRLDYTNWNDFESLKSRIMVAGGGGGGENASKDGGAAGGINGYSSKSGVISGGAQTAGYGFGIALYTLYNNIDWGGGGNGYYSGYSATAETGNTHIDGGGGGSSFISGYSVCNAIDKSSTSGNIIHTGLPNHYSGYIFTNSQMIDGASSMPSPTGGTETGHAGNGYARITFVSAN; translated from the coding sequence ATGGTAAAGAAGTATTTGCGAGGTATCAATGTATCATTTTTATTATTGATTATTATTTCTACGTTTTCTTCATGTGCAAACGAAATGAATATTTTTGAAGGAAATAATAATAAACAAATTAACTTTTTGGTATCTGTTCCAGAATGGAAAAATACAGATTCATTGGAAACGACGAAAACTTCACGTTCCACACCAATTACGGATACATCGTTTGGTACAGATAAGACTTTTGGAATGATAGCTGATGTTAGCGATGAAAGTAGTTATACAACAGAAATCGACAAAGAGACGATTAAGTATAATACTGTAAATAAGATGTGGGAAACGACAGCTGATCATTATTGGTCAGGAACTGCAAATAAAACCATGAACTTCTATGCATACTCCCCTACTAGTATTTTCACTAACATTTCTCATACAGCAGGCTTTGCTCCTACTTTATCCTATACAGTTCCTGATAATGTATCTGATCAATTAGATATAATGACAGCTACAAATAATAATGTTATCGGCAATACTAATTCTTCTACTCCATTAACTTTTAATCATATATTTGCTGCTGTGAACTTTGCTGTCGGTACTAACGGATTGCCTAGTGGAATTATAAAATCAATAACGATAAGTGGAATAAAGAATTCAGGCACATACACTTTTGGAAGTGGATGGACTCTTGGTTCTACAACATCATTATTTACCGTATCACCATCTACAACAATAACAGGTACTAGCGGAGAAAATATTACATCTGATGCTTTTACATTAATGATGATACCTCAAGTTTTTACTAATGCAACCGTTTCATTAGTTTACAATAATGGCACTACGTTTTCTGCTAAAATATCGGGAACATGGAATACAGGTGAGGTTTATACTTATAAGCTTTCTAAAACTATAGTTTTTAATTATGATTACACTGGCGCATCTCAGACCTTTACAGCTCCATGCACAGGGACATATAAAATTGAATGTTGGGGAGCATCAGGAGGAAATGATGATGCAGATGTCGTTATTGGTTATGGAGGTAAAGGTGGATATACAAAAGGATATATAAAAGTAAATTATGGACAAATATTTTATGTGTGTGTAGGTAGAGCTGGTATTTTAGTAGGTTCTGATTTTTTCAATGGAGGAGGAATCTCTAATGGTTCAGCCTCTGGAGGAGGAGCCACAGATATTAGATTAGATTATACCAATTGGAATGATTTTGAAAGTTTAAAATCAAGGATAATGGTTGCTGGTGGAGGAGGTGGTGGTGAAAATGCAAGTAAAGATGGTGGCGCTGCTGGTGGAATAAATGGTTATAGTAGTAAATCTGGAGTAATATCAGGCGGTGCTCAAACTGCAGGATATGGATTCGGAATAGCTTTGTATACTTTATATAATAATATTGATTGGGGGGGTGGAGGAAATGGTTATTACTCAGGATACTCTGCTACAGCAGAAACAGGCAACACCCATATTGATGGTGGTGGTGGCGGTTCTTCTTTCATATCAGGTTATTCTGTTTGTAATGCTATTGATAAATCATCAACATCTGGTAATATTATACATACAGGCTTACCGAATCACTATTCTGGATATATTTTTACTAATTCACAAATGATTGATGGTGCTTCATCTATGCCTTCACCTACAGGTGGGACAGAAACTGGGCATGCGGGCAATGGTTATGCAAGAATAACCTTTGTTTCCGCTAACTAA
- a CDS encoding fimbrillin family protein, which translates to MVKKYLRGINVSFLLLIIISTFSSCANEMNILDGNNNEQINFSVSVPEWKNNDNNSNQDSRATPISGTSLGTSSTFNMIADVNNGSNSYGTIINNEAVSFINSMWQTTIPHYWSGITNKTVNFYAYYPTSISSNISYAAGSVPTLSYTVPNDAVNQIDIMTATANNVNGNTNSSTSLTFSHIFAAVQFSIGSAGMPTGTITGITLNNILYKGVYNFNGTWIQDATSKTSFSQTVLVPTNAGTSITSGTLIFMMMPQTLGSDASIIVTYSNGGTLTKSISGVWTAGNIYTYNISKTISVANFDYTGNMQSYTIPLNGTYKIECWGAQGGPNGCKGGYTSGEIKQTEGSVLYIYVGQKGQTCPGFSTGGAGWNGGGNANTTASTAATRGGGGGATDIRTISGIWNNSNSLKSRIMVAGGGGGIGQSYYALYGYAGGISGGYIGSIGPAGKGGTQLLGGAGGYDSKYGTAFSGGFGYGGQGLAFGSGGGGGYYGGGGGVQSDSGDGAGGGGSSYISGHSDCAVYSLIYTFSKTIIIDGNTSMPSPSGGTETGHTGNGYARITFVSAN; encoded by the coding sequence ATGGTAAAGAAGTATTTGCGAGGTATCAATGTATCATTCTTATTATTGATTATTATTTCTACGTTTTCTTCATGTGCAAACGAAATGAATATACTTGATGGAAATAATAATGAACAAATTAACTTTTCTGTATCTGTACCGGAATGGAAAAATAACGATAATAATTCAAATCAGGATTCTAGAGCTACTCCAATTTCTGGAACATCATTAGGAACGTCAAGCACTTTTAACATGATTGCTGATGTCAATAATGGAAGTAATAGTTACGGCACAATAATCAATAACGAAGCAGTTTCTTTCATAAATAGCATGTGGCAGACCACAATTCCCCATTATTGGTCTGGAATTACAAATAAAACAGTTAACTTCTACGCATACTACCCTACAAGTATTTCTAGTAATATTTCTTATGCAGCAGGCTCTGTTCCAACTTTATCATATACTGTTCCAAATGATGCAGTCAACCAGATTGATATAATGACTGCTACAGCTAATAATGTTAATGGAAACACAAATTCTTCAACATCTTTAACATTTAGTCATATATTTGCAGCAGTACAGTTTAGTATAGGCAGCGCCGGTATGCCTACAGGAACAATAACTGGTATTACTTTGAATAACATATTATATAAAGGTGTTTATAACTTTAATGGAACATGGATCCAGGATGCGACGTCTAAAACATCTTTTTCACAGACCGTATTAGTACCAACCAATGCAGGTACTTCTATCACTTCTGGAACACTGATCTTTATGATGATGCCACAGACATTAGGAAGTGATGCAAGTATAATTGTGACCTATAGTAATGGTGGAACACTTACAAAATCAATATCGGGAGTATGGACAGCGGGTAACATATACACATATAACATTTCAAAAACTATATCTGTAGCTAATTTTGATTATACTGGCAATATGCAATCTTATACAATACCTTTAAATGGAACTTACAAAATAGAATGCTGGGGAGCTCAAGGTGGTCCAAATGGTTGTAAAGGTGGATATACTTCAGGAGAAATAAAACAAACAGAAGGTTCTGTTTTATATATATATGTTGGCCAAAAAGGGCAAACATGTCCAGGATTCTCAACAGGCGGTGCAGGTTGGAATGGTGGAGGTAATGCTAATACAACAGCTTCAACAGCTGCCACAAGAGGCGGAGGTGGTGGGGCTACTGATATAAGAACTATCTCTGGTATTTGGAATAATTCGAATTCGTTGAAATCAAGGATTATGGTAGCCGGTGGTGGTGGAGGTATAGGACAAAGTTACTATGCCCTTTATGGGTATGCTGGTGGAATTAGTGGTGGATATATAGGTTCTATAGGTCCTGCCGGAAAAGGAGGTACACAATTATTAGGAGGGGCTGGAGGGTACGATTCTAAGTATGGCACCGCTTTTTCTGGAGGATTTGGATATGGAGGACAAGGGTTAGCCTTTGGAAGTGGTGGAGGTGGTGGATATTATGGTGGTGGTGGTGGTGTTCAATCTGATTCTGGAGATGGTGCAGGCGGTGGTGGTTCTTCGTATATATCGGGACATTCTGATTGTGCAGTTTATTCTTTAATATATACATTTTCAAAAACTATCATAATTGATGGCAACACTTCTATGCCATCACCTTCTGGCGGAACAGAAACTGGACACACTGGCAATGGTTATGCAAGAATAACCTTCGTTTCAGCTAATTAA